Proteins encoded within one genomic window of Anas platyrhynchos isolate ZD024472 breed Pekin duck chromosome 28, IASCAAS_PekinDuck_T2T, whole genome shotgun sequence:
- the LOC119714161 gene encoding feather keratin Cos2-3-like: MPLDMGQLRPTIKASPAPCSLIHFSGLLLVGNQVHLLPPDMSCYDQCRPCQPCGPTPLASSCNEPCVRQCQNSTIVIQPSPVVVTLPGPILSSFPQNTAVGSSTSAAVGSILSCDGVPINSGCCDLSCITSRYCGSRCRPC, from the exons ATGCCTCTGGACATGGGGCAGCTAAGGCCCACTATAAAAGCCAGCCCAGCTCCGTGCTCTCTCATCCACTTCTCTGGCCTTCTTCTTGTTGGGAACCAG GtgcacctcctgcccccagaCATGTCCTGCTACGACCAGTGCCGGCCATGCCAGCCCTGTGGCCCGACCCCgctggccagcagctgcaacgagccctgCGTCAGGCAGTGCCAGAACTCCACCATTGTCATCCAGCCCTCTCCCGTGGTGGtgaccctgcccggccccatcctcagctccttcccgcaGAACACGGCTGTGGGATCCTCCACCTCTGCTGCCgttggcagcatcctcagctgtgACGGCGTCCCCATCAACTCTGGGTGCTGTGACCTCTCCTGCATTACCAGCCGCTACTGTGGCAGCAGGTGCCGCCCCTGCTAA
- the LOC113840602 gene encoding feather keratin Cos2-3-like isoform X1: MPLDMGQLRPTIKASPAPCSLIHFSGLLLVGNQVNLLPPDMSCYDQCRPCQPCGPTPLASSCNEPCVRQCQNSTIVIQPSPVVVTLPGPILSSFPQNTAVGSSTSAAVGSILSCDGVPINSGCCDLSCITSRYCGSRCRPC; the protein is encoded by the exons ATGCCTCTGGACATGGGGCAGCTAAGGCCCACTATAAAAGCCAGCCCAGCTCCGTGCTCTCTCATCCACTTCTCTGGCCTTCTTCTTGTTGGGAACCAG GTGAACCTCCTGCCCCCAGACATGTCCTGCTACGACCAGTGCCGGCCATGCCAGCCCTGCGGCCCGACCCCgctggccagcagctgcaacgagccctgCGTCAGGCAGTGCCAGAACTCCACCATCGTCATCCAGCCCTCTCCCGTGGTGGtgaccctgcccggccccatcctcagctccttcccgcaGAACACGGCTGTGGGATCCTCCACCTCTGCTGCCgttggcagcatcctcagctgtgACGGCGTCCCCATCAATTCTGGGTGCTGTGACCTCTCCTGCATTACCAGCCGCTACTGTGGCAGCAGGTGCCGCCCCTGCTAA
- the LOC113840602 gene encoding feather keratin Cos2-3-like isoform X2: MTVNLLPPDMSCYDQCRPCQPCGPTPLASSCNEPCVRQCQNSTIVIQPSPVVVTLPGPILSSFPQNTAVGSSTSAAVGSILSCDGVPINSGCCDLSCITSRYCGSRCRPC; encoded by the coding sequence GTGAACCTCCTGCCCCCAGACATGTCCTGCTACGACCAGTGCCGGCCATGCCAGCCCTGCGGCCCGACCCCgctggccagcagctgcaacgagccctgCGTCAGGCAGTGCCAGAACTCCACCATCGTCATCCAGCCCTCTCCCGTGGTGGtgaccctgcccggccccatcctcagctccttcccgcaGAACACGGCTGTGGGATCCTCCACCTCTGCTGCCgttggcagcatcctcagctgtgACGGCGTCCCCATCAATTCTGGGTGCTGTGACCTCTCCTGCATTACCAGCCGCTACTGTGGCAGCAGGTGCCGCCCCTGCTAA